A single Methanolobus sp. ZRKC5 DNA region contains:
- the pyrH gene encoding UMP kinase has translation MLIILSVGGSILAKELSPDSFLGYANALKELAKEHDIVVITGGGAAARDYINVARSTGANEVECDYIGIDITRLNAKLLISALGDAAYPEPPKDYKQAQEVLSSGKIIVMGGVIPGQTTDAVAAILTEYLRADMLVISTAVDGVYSADPRKDPQAIKYDTMTAKQLVNTVMTTEMKAGSKSPVDPLAAKIIERCKIETIVMEGSDPQNVLKVIMQESENNEDKKEVYLGTRIIG, from the coding sequence ATGTTAATTATATTATCAGTCGGTGGATCGATACTGGCAAAAGAACTTAGTCCGGATAGCTTTCTGGGATATGCTAATGCGCTTAAAGAGCTTGCAAAAGAGCATGATATAGTGGTAATAACCGGAGGTGGCGCAGCTGCAAGAGATTACATCAATGTGGCTCGCAGTACAGGTGCAAATGAGGTTGAATGTGACTACATAGGCATAGACATAACCCGCTTGAACGCAAAACTTTTGATATCTGCACTTGGAGATGCCGCCTATCCCGAGCCCCCTAAGGACTACAAACAGGCTCAGGAAGTGCTTTCTTCTGGAAAGATAATTGTCATGGGAGGAGTTATCCCCGGACAAACAACCGATGCAGTAGCTGCAATACTCACTGAATATCTCAGAGCGGACATGTTGGTCATATCCACAGCCGTTGACGGGGTCTATTCTGCAGACCCACGTAAGGATCCGCAGGCAATCAAATATGACACAATGACAGCAAAGCAACTCGTAAACACGGTGATGACAACTGAAATGAAAGCAGGATCAAAATCACCTGTTGACCCACTGGCTGCAAAAATAATAGAGCGCTGCAAAATTGAAACCATAGTAATGGAAGGCAGCGACCCACAGAATGTCCTGAAAGTCATTATGCAGGAAAGCGAGAATAACGAAGATAAAAAAGAAGTTTATCTTGGAACCAGAATAATTGGTTAA